ggggggggggggatatttcTGTTGCGTCGcgtttgtttttttagtgtgATCGCCGAGGGTCAATCGATGCAACTTGCATGGGGCAACATTGGATGGTTATCAGCGTAGTCTGGTCTCTTGTGGTGCATCACATTAGTTAGTGTCGACACTGTGACAtgggactctctctctctctctctctctctctctctctctctctctctctctctctctctctctctctctctctctctctctctctctctctctctctctctctctccctcccgctgacacacacacacacacacacacacacacacacactctcacacacacacacacacacacacacttccaagTTAGTATACAGTACGTCTCACTACTGCGCCTCATTCAGAATAGTCAGTCCTAGTCATAGCCAAGGGACAGCACCGCAGTCTCTACCGCTGACAAAGGGCAGTAACTCTCGCCCAGGAAACAAAGTTTGCCAAGCTTTCCGCGCGCGGAAGCTGACAGTTGCCATCATGGCCCCGGAGAGAACGGCGACTGCATGGCTGTCCGTCTGTTTCGCTCTGTTTTTGTGCCTCGCTCTGATCCGCCCAGTGCAATCTTCTACCACCGGTAAGTCAAACCTCCAATTACTCGTTTTATCAAATGTCGCGTAGTTTTGCTGCCTAAATTAGCAGTTTTAGGCTAGTTGGGAGACCTCAGTATCACTGTTTTTCCACTCTCAATGCTGTGTGGTTTGCGCACGGCACCGCGTCAGTCAGTTTGGGTTAACAACCAATACGGTGCTTTTCCGGCTAGACACAGTGGAAATGTCGCAGGAAACTGAGTTTACTGCGTGTATCAAGCGCGGGCAAGTCCGTTGAGCACTTGATTGCAAAATCGATACTTTTCTTGTTTAATCTGATAAAGGGGAGGTGGATAAATAATGGAAAGTGTATTGATTTTACTTTGCCTTGCAAAGGTCAGGTCCAGGAAAAGTCATTCACATCGATGTCATCGGAGAATGGATGACAGCTTGGATCGTGATAAAACACAAACTTTGTTGCACAGTAAAGAGGGTATGAACTCGATTATTATATATGTTGATGCTGAGATAGCTATTGATTGTGTTAGCTGTGTAGCTCATAGTTCTGTGATAGAAAGGAAGAGCTGTGACTGAGTTTTTCCCACAATTACCAACAGGGGTTTTCTTACTCAAATAATTGTGTAGTACTAAGCAAGTAAGCATCGTCCGACATTAAAATAGTAGATCGTTAtcctgtttatcatttattctCATTAACTAAGGATTTGCTTTAATAGTTGAATGTATAAATTTGAAATAACGAATAAAGCACTGTAGAAATGAACAAATTAACTTAATTTAAAGAGCGAAATTGTGCCTAAGACTGGTTGAAGTTATTATATACAAGGTCCTTCTGATTACAGGTCTTTTCGTCTATTATCAGTCATAACAGTCCGGACACACACATTAAACATACTTTCCGAATGCTTGCATGAATTTGCCTTCAGCGTGAACTCTGAGCTGGCATGTTTCGTGATATCTAAGCTTAGAAATAAGACCGATTCGTAGCTCAAAGCGCTCTAAAAACTGATATAATTGTTCCAGGCTGTGCTTGCATGTCACCGTTGTTTTTGCAGGTCTAGGAAGCAACCCGTTCCCAGGGATCCCCGACATGCAAGAGGTGTCTTGCAGTGGGGCGGGGCTTCCCCCAGGGTCCTACCCCTACGCCCTGTTTATTTACGAAAAGCGAGGAGACCGCATCATTTCGTCGGTGGACATCCCCAAGCGGGAATGTTCCACATCAGATTTTTTCAACGCCTGCGAGATCAATGATCGAGACAATAGGCTGACCAAGCTGAGAATCTTGGTGCCCAATTTGCACGAGGGTGAGACAAGAGTTTTCGGTTGCAACGCTTCCATCAAGACCGGTAGAGGTCGCTTCCAGGAGGTGTCTTGGTTCATCACTCTGCGTCATTTCAGTGAGTGGTGAAATCGTGATGATCGTCGTCTTTTTGGGGAGAAGGCTGTGTGTTGTAGAAGGTTGTTTGATTCTGTGGAATTGACGGCCCAAAAGGTGTCCAATACTTGGTGAAAACGTTAGAAAGACGAGAAAATGTAGAAGTTAAAGCATAATGATTTTATTTCACTTTCAATGGTATCCTTATCAATACTAGTATCCTGTTCATTGCCAATCAGTCCGTCGTCCTGGTAAAAGCTTTTAGAGGACTTGCGTACGGATGTATGCAACAAGTCGCTGTTTAATGAGAATGGACTCACGTCGTGTCTGGTTATAAATCTTTTATATCGGTGGCATTTTCCATACCATATGTTCCACAGTAATGACAGTGCGTACAAACCGCTTTGGCCTCGTGTCATGCATAATTAATTACGGTTAATGCCGACGCTATTAGCCACGATGGTTCTGTCGAACTACATTGGTCATAACTGACAGCATGCTGACATTCTTGCGGATTTCCCCTAATCTAtgggactctctctctctctctctctctctctctctctctctctctctctctctctctctctctctctctctctctctctttgagcaTCTTCTCCCGAACCATCATTTGCAACACCACTCCGGTGTCTTGTATTTCCGAGTGTTCCTCGCATCTTTCATACTTCATTGTTCGTTTTTCCTCATTATGACAGCATCATGCAGCGATTTTGGGTGGAATCACACACTCTTAGCGAAAAACGCACGATTTTCAAATCTCAAAGAACAGTCGTATATCGATCGTTACATGCAAAAAGACGAGATACAATCTCGATCAAGTGCGGTGTGCGACTGACACGGATAGCGAGTTCAATCGCCTAAGGGGACACAACCCGCTTTTGTTCGCGCGAGAACTCAAGGGAAGCAACCATGGACAGTGTCAGTAGTCTCGCAGAGAGGTTTCCTGTCAGTGGTTGCCTGTGTTTCAGTTTGTGCGAAGATGGCGTCTGTGTTGGCCACGCTGCCGTTATcctgtgttttgtgttgtgttttattCGCGTTTGCGGATACGGCTCTGAGTGGTATGTTGtcaattttttatttcattcaattAATTTTGAAATAGATTTTGGTAGATCAGTGTAGGTTGGTTAcaagtgttaaaaaccactATGATACACCAAGCTCTTCTTATGTACATGCCGATTGACGCAGACATGTTTAGTTCCCGCAAGACACTGATTTCCTGTGTTGTTGAcactatatatatttttgtttgtgtgaagATAGACAGTATCCTGAGTATGTATTCAGAGTTTATTTGACAGTCAACCTTCATAATAGCTTATCTTACAAAGCATTAAATAAGCACACCTGGTGTGTTTATAGCTTTTGGTTGATATTTTGGCGGtcatgaaaaacaaaatatagCTGCTGGCCAACTGTATATATAGTAATAATATAGTCTATGGAATGTTACAATTGTATATAAATAGAGAATAGgctactacatggcttgctgtgtcgtaccagatttacacgagttgttttttttaaatattgaactgcgagcgaaagcgagctgttcactatttgaaaaagcaacgagtgtaaatctggtacgacacagcaagccatgtagtattctgtttatcctacatactgtacttacgtgtattttactgaaaatgtcttgcagtcgaggcagctaaattgaagacgcttgttttggaacctcgatctcttctaaagcctcgtgcaatctattacgtcaaagcaaagaaacgtcactagctgcactctgaaagtgtggcgtgagtgttagttctaaagattcatcgagggtaattagcgagcgcaatttttgtttctataatgacgtttgtctcggtgactttggcatcataagcagtggaaaaacaggtccctgccagacttgcttgacatgacctcatttacatgatatacacacgtgtgatttgaacgattattatctcacgggtgtctctctcacttaTGTAGGATAAAGCTCATGTCAGTTCATGTCAAGCGAAGTATACACATAGGATCTGATGGAATGTTACCATTGTATGTAAAACAAGCGAAATTATGATGGAATGTATTGTTGTATATAAAACTGTTGTCAAAGTATCCTTGCACAGAGAATCCGATGGAATGTTTATATTGTACTGCCGTATACGTATATaaggcacaaaaaaataggtctgtttacggtaacataggcccaaaaaatagggtcggt
This region of Littorina saxatilis isolate snail1 linkage group LG8, US_GU_Lsax_2.0, whole genome shotgun sequence genomic DNA includes:
- the LOC138972784 gene encoding uncharacterized protein — its product is MAPERTATAWLSVCFALFLCLALIRPVQSSTTGLGSNPFPGIPDMQEVSCSGAGLPPGSYPYALFIYEKRGDRIISSVDIPKRECSTSDFFNACEINDRDNRLTKLRILVPNLHEGETRVFGCNASIKTGRGRFQEVSWFITLRHFSEW